The Prinia subflava isolate CZ2003 ecotype Zambia chromosome 18, Cam_Psub_1.2, whole genome shotgun sequence genome has a window encoding:
- the SPARCL1 gene encoding SPARC-like protein 1, producing the protein MKAVALFICLVGPVFAIPTHPVNHKLRTHRQRTPEKSEYIHLEASKEENTGYVDKEDLLPTHRNSKPEVSVPGTGDRDEPQTMRKPGGSGSEHQVKSSLKSIDFLALHNKLGLAADSQDSDSGSSGREQSSSEHDQPRKHEKHGNTANTGHPEGAFSPHHQQNMWKYNKNAVGLSEKTRESDEEESMEEEDEEWGEETSYRDTRDKGQQTRRGERHKGQQDENSMQAEELLRDSSQPTWNTKRHSQKFDPEEEERENGKRKSHEEIPFSQKTHNEYQDGKQQSQERIDNIQVDYQGDHDTVVKIQDREDSDDDDDDGHDRGDIDGEEYVSNAWKEAAYEEEERIQSNDQESTSTEPEGEGATEDDTAAHRETEDYQIVKIKDLARFEQDYYDHEPPDSDNKQLKMSSSVQNMNSMDSEDKVKTTGSSHGEMESGSSRNEEVLLGLPDTCQNFHCKRGKVCRADKQGKPHCICQDPAACPPTKDYEHVCGTDNRTYDGTCQLFGTKCQLEGTKMGRQLHLDYMGSCKYIPPCTDYEVHQFPLRMRDWLKNILIQYYERDLNTSGILTEKQRNKVKKIYQNDKRLVAGDHPLELLLHDFDKNYHMYVYPVHWQFHQLDQHPVDRLLTHSELAPLRASLVPMEHCITRFFQECDADHDKLVALKEWCHCFGIKEEDINENLLF; encoded by the exons ATGAAGGCTGTAGCTCTCTTCATTTGTCTTGTAGGACCAGTTTTTGCTATTCCA aCCCATCCTGTAAACCACAAGCTCAGAACTCACAGACAGAGAACTCCAGAAAAG agtgaaTATATTCATCTTGAAGCCTCAAAGGAAGAGAACACAGGGTATGTAGACAAGGAGGATTTGCTGCCCACTCACAGAAACTCAAAACCAGAGGTGTCAGTGCCAGGCACTGGAGACAGGGATGAGCCCCAGACCATGAGGAAACCAGGAGGATCTGGGAGCGAGCACCAAGTGAAAAGCAGCCTGAAAAGCATCGATTTCCTTGCTCTGCACAATAAATTGGGCTTGGCTGCTGATAGCCAGGACAGTGActctggcagcagtggcagagaaCAGTCCAGCTCTGAGCACGACCAGCCCAGGAAGCACGAGAAGCACGGGAACACTGCAAACACAGGACACCCAGAGGGTGCTTTCAGCCCTCATCACCAGCAAAACATGTGGAAATATAACAAAAACGCTGTTGGCCTGTCTGAAAAAACCAGGGAAAGCGATGaagaggaaagcatggaagaagaGGATGAGGAATGGGGTGAAGAAACCAGCTACAGGGACACAAGGGACAAAGGCCAGCAGACACGGCGAGGGGAGAGACACAAAGGACAGCAAGATGAGAACAGCATGCAGGCAGAGGAACTCCTGAGAGATTCCAGCCAACCCACCTGGAACACCAAGAGACACAGCCAGAAATTTGACccagaggaagaagagagggagaacGGGAAGAGGAAGTCCCATGAAGAAATCCCCTTCTCTCAAAAAACCCATAATGAATATCAGGATGGCAAACAGCAAAGTCAAGAGAGAATAGACAATATTCAAGTGGATTATCAGGGTGATCATGACACAGTGGTGAAAATACAGGATAGGGAAgacagtgatgatgatgatgatgatggtcaCGACCGTGGTGACATTGATGGTGAGGAATATGTCAGCAATGCCTGGAAAGAAGCAGCTtatgaggaggaggagagaatcCAGAGTAACGACCAGGAGAGCACCAGCACTGAGCCTGAAGGGGAAGGAGCCACTGAAGATGACACTGCAGCTCACAGGGAGACTGAGGATTACCAAATTGTCAAGATTAAAGACCTTGCTCGCTTTGAGCAAGATTATTATGATCATGAGCCACCTGATTCTGACAACAAACAACTGAAAATGAGTAGCTCTGTTCAGAACATGAATTCAATGGACAGTGAAGATAAG GTTAAGACTACAGGCAGCTCCCATGGTGAGATGGaaagtggcagcagcaggaatgaggaGGTTCTCCTTG GATTGCCAGACACGTGTCAGAACTTCCACTGCAAAAGAGGCAAAGTCTGCCGTGCAGACAAACAAGGGAAACCTCACTGCAtctgccaggaccctgctgcctgccctcccaCCAAAGACTATGAGCAT GTCTGTGGCACGGATAACAGGACTTATGATGGCACATGTCAGCTTTTTGGTACCAAATGTCAACTGGAAGGGACAAAAATGGGACGCCAGCTGCACCTAGACTACATGGGCTCCTGCAAAT ACATCCCCCCCTGTACTGATTATGAAGTGCATCAGTTTCCCCTCCGGATGCGAGACTGGCTTAAGAACATCCTCATTCAATATTACGAACGTGACCTGAACACTTCTGGGATTCtaactgaaaagcaaaggaacAAG GTCAAAAAGATCTACCAGAACGACAAGCGCCTTGTGGCTGGTGACCACCCGcttgagctgctcctgcacgACTTTGACAAAAATTACCACATGTATGTGTATCCTGTGCACTGGCAGTTCCACCAGCTTGATCAGCACCCTGTTGacag gtTGTTAACACACTCAGAGCTGGCGCCCCTGAGAGCCTCCCTGGTGCCCATGGAACACTGCATCACCCGTTTCTTCCAGGAGTGCGACGCAGACCACGACAAACTCGTCGCTTTGAAGGAATGGTGCCACTGCTTTGGGATCAAGGAAG AGGACATAAAtgaaaatctccttttctgA